Proteins encoded within one genomic window of Thermodesulfobacteriota bacterium:
- a CDS encoding transcriptional regulator: protein MAKKVLKIGIISREDYKKRTIAIAKGEYKLRKSEPKIWFESIQSMAQVLSSENQKLLRIIKEQNPASLKELELVSGRKRSNLSRTLNTMSRYGIIDLIKEKRRLKPVVKATDFKVEFGASFVFR, encoded by the coding sequence ATGGCTAAAAAAGTATTGAAGATAGGGATTATTTCCCGGGAGGATTATAAAAAACGAACAATTGCAATTGCGAAGGGGGAATATAAGCTCAGGAAAAGTGAACCAAAAATCTGGTTTGAATCAATACAATCAATGGCACAGGTTCTCAGTAGTGAGAATCAAAAGCTGCTTAGAATAATAAAAGAACAAAACCCGGCATCTCTGAAAGAGCTAGAATTAGTATCAGGCAGAAAGCGCAGCAACCTGTCCCGAACATTAAATACAATGTCTCGATACGGTATAATTGATTTGATCAAAGAGAAGCGAAGGTTAAAGCCGGTTGTAAAGGCGACGGATTTTAAAGTTGAGTTTGGGGCATCTTTCGTCTTTCGGTAA